A section of the Salmo salar chromosome ssa05, Ssal_v3.1, whole genome shotgun sequence genome encodes:
- the LOC106605419 gene encoding protein O-linked-mannose beta-1,4-N-acetylglucosaminyltransferase 2 produces the protein MRAASCRMNVAAILNGLLVSVVAALLWKYVRLSEHAAVLEEELQLTRQSQELSQARIDYHTALLALQEYGTRMVCTGKMHTDRICRFDYLCYCTEAEEFVFFHSNSSFMLPNLGPRRFQPALLDLSSVEDHNTQYFNFLELPAAALKFMPKPVFVPDVALILNRFNPDNLMHVFHDDLLPIFYTMQQYSDLDDEARLVFMEGWSEGAHFDLYRLLSSKQPLLKEQLRNFGKLMCFTKSYVGLSKMTTWYQYGFVQPQGPKANILVSGNEIRQFSSSLMEKLNITTLGGEESPVEEKDEYIVVFSRSINRLILNEAELILALAQEFQMRAVTVSLEEQTFPSIVKVISGASILVSMHGAQLVSSLFLSRGAIVVELFPYAVNPEQYTPYKTLASLPGMDLQYVAWRNMVEENSVAYPERPWEQGGIAHLDKEEQDHILASKEVPRHLCCRNPEWLYRIYQDTIVDIPSLLEALRATVKTKPNLKKAKPASTVHPGQVREPQCQTSVQATNEAKLTVSWQIPWNLKYLKVREVKYEVWIQEQGENTYMPYILPHQNYTFSENIKPFTTYLVWVRCIFNKNLLGPFADVLTCRT, from the coding sequence ATGCGTGCGGCGAGCTGCAGGATGAATGTGGCGGCCATTCTGAACGGCCTACTGGTGTCGGTGGTGGCAGCACTGCTCTGGAAGTACGTGAGGCTAAGCGAGCATGCTGCAGTACTGGAGGAGGAGCTGCAGCTGACCCGCCAGTCCCAGGAGTTGTCCCAGGCCCGGATAGACTACCACACTGCTCTGCTGGCCCTCCAAGAGTATGGCACCCGTATGGTCTGCACCGGCAAGATGCACACTGATCGCATCTGCCGCTTCGATTACCTGTGCTACTGCACCGAGGCCGAAGAGTTTGTCTTCTTCCACAGCAACTCCTCCTTCATGCTGCCCAACCTGGGGCCCCGGCGCTTCCAGCCGGCCCTGCTGGACCTGTCCTCTGTGGAGGATCACAACACCCAGTACTTCAACTTCCTGGAACTGCCCGCAGCTGCCCTCAAGTTCATGCCCAAGCCTGTGTTCGTCCCTGACGTCGCCCTCATCCTCAACCGGTTCAATCCGGATAATCTGATGCACGTGTTCCACGATGACCTGCTTCCCATCTTCTACACCATGCAGCAGTACTCGGACCTGGACGATGAGGCCCGCCTGGTCTTCATGGAGGGCTGGAGTGAGGGCGCACACTTTGACCTCTACCGCCTGCTGAGCAGCAAGCAGCCACTTCTCAAAGAACAGCTGAGGAACTTTGGCAAACTTATGTGCTTCACAAAGTCCTACGTGGGCTTGTCCAAGATGACCACATGGTACCAGTACGGCTTTGTCCAGCCACAGGGCCCCAAAGCCAACATCCTGGTCTCTGGGAACGAGATCCGTCAGTTTTCCTCATCGCTGATGGAGAAGCTCAATATCACCAcgctaggaggagaggagagcccagtGGAGGAAAAGGATGAGTACATCGTAGTGTTCAGTCGCTCCATCAACAGACTCATCCTGAACGAAGCAGAGCTGATCCTGGCGTTAGCGCAGGAGTTCCAGATGAGAGCTGTGACGGTGTCTCTGGAGGAGCAGACCTTCCCCAGCATCGTCAAGGTCATCAGCGGGGCCTCCATATTGGTCAGCATGCACGGGGCCcagctggtctcctctctcttcctctcacggGGGGCCATCGTAGTGGAGCTCTTCCCCTATGCGGTCAACCCAGAGCAGTACACCCCTTACAAAACCCTGGCCTCTCTACCAGGCATGGACCTGCAGTATGTGGCCTGGAGGAACATGGTGGAGGAGAACTCTGTGGCCTACCCAGAGAGGCCCTGGGAGCAGGGAGGTATAGCCCACCTGGATAAGGAAGAGCAGGACCACATCCTGGCCAGTAAGGAAGTGCCCAGACACCTGTGTTGCCGCAACCCTGAGTGGCTCTATCGCATCTACCAGGACACCATAGTGGACATCCCTTCTTTACTAGAGGCTCTCAGAGCGACAGTGAAAACCAAGCCCAACCTGAAGAAGGCCAAGCCTGCCAGCACGGTCCACCCAGGCCAGGTCAGAGAGCCCCAGTGCCAGACGTCGGTCCAGGCCACCAACGAGGCTAAGCTGACTGTGTCGTGGCAAATCCCCTGGAACCTCAAGTACCTGAAGGTCAGGGAGGTGAAGTATGAAGTGTGGATCCAGGAGCAAGGAGAGAACACGTACATGCCTTATATTCTCCCCCACCAGAACTATACCTTTTCTGAAAACATCAAACCCTTTACGACGTACCTGGTGTGGGTGCGCTGCATCTTTAATAAAAACCTCCTGGGGCCCTTTGCAGATGTACTCACGTGCAGGACATAA